A genomic window from Macaca thibetana thibetana isolate TM-01 chromosome 16, ASM2454274v1, whole genome shotgun sequence includes:
- the VEZF1 gene encoding vascular endothelial zinc finger 1 isoform X3, with protein MAAHEASHHQQQAAQNSLLPLLSSAVEPPDQKPLLPIPITQKPQGAPETLKDAIGIKKEKPKTSFVCTYCSKAFRDSYHLRRHESCHTGIKLVSRPKKTPTTVVPLISTIAGDSSRTSLVSTIAGILSTVTTSSSGTNPSSSASTTAMPVTQSVKKPSKPVKKNHACEMCGKAFRDVYHLNRHKLSHSDEKPFECPICNQRFKRKDRMTYHVRSHEGGITKPYTCSVCGKGFSRPDHLSCHVKHVHSTERPFKCQFSSLMQTCTAAFATKDRLRTHMVRHEGKVSCNICGKLLSAAYITSHLKTHGQSQSINCNTCKQGISKTCMSEETSNQKQQQQQQQQQQQQQQQQQQHVTSWPGKQVETLRLWEEAVKARKKEAANLCQTSTAATTPVTLTTPFNITSSVSSGTMSNPVTVAAAMSMRSPVNVSSAVNITSPMNIGHPVTITSPLSMTSPLTLTTPVNLPTPVTAPVNIAHPVTITSPMNLPTPMTLAAPLNIAMRPVESMPFLPQALPTSPPW; from the exons ATGGCA GCCCATGAAGCTTCCCATCACCAACAGCAGGCAGCACAGAACAGTTTGCTGCCCCTCCTGAGCTCTGCTGTGGAGCCCCCTGATCAGAAACCCTTGCTTCCAATACCAATAACTCAGAAACCTCAGGGTGCACCAGAAACATTAAAGGATGCCATtgggattaaaaaagaaaaacccaaaacttCATTTGTGTGCACTTACTGCAGTAAAGCTTTCAGGGACAGCTATCACCTGAGGCGCCACGAATCCTGCCACACAGGGATCAAGTTGGTGTCCCGGCCAAAGAAAACCCCCACCACGGTGGTTCCCCTTATTTCTACCATCGCTGGGGACAGCAGCCGAACTTCGTTGGTCTCGACCATTGCAGGCATCTTGTCAACAGTCACTACATCTTCCTCGGGCACCAACCCCAGTAGCAGTGCCAGCACCACAGCTATGCCGGTGACCCAATCTGTCAAGAAACCCAGTAAGCCTGTCAAGAAGAACCATGCTTGTGAGATGTGTGGGAAGGCCTTCCGAGATGTGTACCATCTCAATCGGCACAAGCTCTCCCATTCAGATGAGAAGCCCTTCGAGTGTCCTATTTGTAATCAGCGCTTCAAGAGGAAGGACCGGATGACTTACCATGTGAGGTCTCATGAAGGAGGCATCACCAAACCCTATACTTGCAGTGTTTGTGGGAAAGGCTTCTCAAG GCCTGACCACTTAAGCTGTCACGTAAAACATGTCCATTCAACAGAAAGACCCTTCAAATGCCAA ttttcctccCTCATGCAGACATGCACTGCTGCCTTTGCCACCAAAGACAGACTGCGGACACACATGGTGCGCCACGAAGGCAAGGTATCATGTAACATCTGTGGGAAGCTCCTGAGTGCAGCATACATCACCAGCCACTTAAAGACTCATGGGCAGAGCCAAAGTATCAACTGTAATACATGTAAACAAGGCATCAGTAAAA CATGCATGAGTGAAGAGACCAGTAaccaaaagcagcagcagcagcagcagcagcagcaacaacaacaacaacaacaacaacaacaacatgtgACAAGCTGGCCAGGAAAGCAGGTAGAAACACTGAGACTGTGGGAAGAAGCTGTTAAAGCAAGGAAGAAAG AAGCTGCTAACCTGTGCCAAACCTCGACGGCTGCTACGACACCTGTGACTCTCACTACTCCATTCAATATAACATCCTCTGTGTCGTCTGGAACTATGTCAAACCCAGTCACAGTGGCAGCTGCAATGAGCATGAGAAGTCCAGTAAATGTTTCAAGTGCAGTTAACATAACCAGCCCAATGAACATAGGGCATCCTGTAACTATAACCAGTCCATTATCCATGACCTCTCCTTTAACACTCACTACCCCAGTCAACCTCCCCACTCCCGTCACTGCCCCAGTGAATATAGCACACCCTGTCACCATCACATCTCCAATGAATCTGCCCACGCCTATGACATTAGCTGCCCCTCTCAATATAGCAATGAGACCTGTAGAGAGCATGCCTTTCTTGCCCCAAGCTTTGCCTACATCACCGCCTTGGTAA
- the VEZF1 gene encoding vascular endothelial zinc finger 1 isoform X4, whose protein sequence is MAAHEASHHQQQAAQNSLLPLLSSAVEPPDQKPLLPIPITQKPQGAPETLKDAIGIKKEKPKTSFVCTYCSKAFRDSYHLRRHESCHTGIKLVSRPKKTPTTVVPLISTIAGDSSRTSLVSTIAGILSTVTTSSSGTNPSSSASTTAMPVTQSVKKPSKPVKKNHACEMCGKAFRDVYHLNRHKLSHSDEKPFECPICNQRFKRKDRMTYHVRSHEGGITKPYTCSVCGKGFSRPDHLSCHVKHVHSTERPFKCQTCTAAFATKDRLRTHMVRHEGKVSCNICGKLLSAAYITSHLKTHGQSQSINCNTCKQGISKTCMSEETSNQKQQQQQQQQQQQQQQQQQQHVTSWPGKQVETLRLWEEAVKARKKEAANLCQTSTAATTPVTLTTPFNITSSVSSGTMSNPVTVAAAMSMRSPVNVSSAVNITSPMNIGHPVTITSPLSMTSPLTLTTPVNLPTPVTAPVNIAHPVTITSPMNLPTPMTLAAPLNIAMRPVESMPFLPQALPTSPPW, encoded by the exons ATGGCA GCCCATGAAGCTTCCCATCACCAACAGCAGGCAGCACAGAACAGTTTGCTGCCCCTCCTGAGCTCTGCTGTGGAGCCCCCTGATCAGAAACCCTTGCTTCCAATACCAATAACTCAGAAACCTCAGGGTGCACCAGAAACATTAAAGGATGCCATtgggattaaaaaagaaaaacccaaaacttCATTTGTGTGCACTTACTGCAGTAAAGCTTTCAGGGACAGCTATCACCTGAGGCGCCACGAATCCTGCCACACAGGGATCAAGTTGGTGTCCCGGCCAAAGAAAACCCCCACCACGGTGGTTCCCCTTATTTCTACCATCGCTGGGGACAGCAGCCGAACTTCGTTGGTCTCGACCATTGCAGGCATCTTGTCAACAGTCACTACATCTTCCTCGGGCACCAACCCCAGTAGCAGTGCCAGCACCACAGCTATGCCGGTGACCCAATCTGTCAAGAAACCCAGTAAGCCTGTCAAGAAGAACCATGCTTGTGAGATGTGTGGGAAGGCCTTCCGAGATGTGTACCATCTCAATCGGCACAAGCTCTCCCATTCAGATGAGAAGCCCTTCGAGTGTCCTATTTGTAATCAGCGCTTCAAGAGGAAGGACCGGATGACTTACCATGTGAGGTCTCATGAAGGAGGCATCACCAAACCCTATACTTGCAGTGTTTGTGGGAAAGGCTTCTCAAG GCCTGACCACTTAAGCTGTCACGTAAAACATGTCCATTCAACAGAAAGACCCTTCAAATGCCAA ACATGCACTGCTGCCTTTGCCACCAAAGACAGACTGCGGACACACATGGTGCGCCACGAAGGCAAGGTATCATGTAACATCTGTGGGAAGCTCCTGAGTGCAGCATACATCACCAGCCACTTAAAGACTCATGGGCAGAGCCAAAGTATCAACTGTAATACATGTAAACAAGGCATCAGTAAAA CATGCATGAGTGAAGAGACCAGTAaccaaaagcagcagcagcagcagcagcagcagcaacaacaacaacaacaacaacaacaacaacatgtgACAAGCTGGCCAGGAAAGCAGGTAGAAACACTGAGACTGTGGGAAGAAGCTGTTAAAGCAAGGAAGAAAG AAGCTGCTAACCTGTGCCAAACCTCGACGGCTGCTACGACACCTGTGACTCTCACTACTCCATTCAATATAACATCCTCTGTGTCGTCTGGAACTATGTCAAACCCAGTCACAGTGGCAGCTGCAATGAGCATGAGAAGTCCAGTAAATGTTTCAAGTGCAGTTAACATAACCAGCCCAATGAACATAGGGCATCCTGTAACTATAACCAGTCCATTATCCATGACCTCTCCTTTAACACTCACTACCCCAGTCAACCTCCCCACTCCCGTCACTGCCCCAGTGAATATAGCACACCCTGTCACCATCACATCTCCAATGAATCTGCCCACGCCTATGACATTAGCTGCCCCTCTCAATATAGCAATGAGACCTGTAGAGAGCATGCCTTTCTTGCCCCAAGCTTTGCCTACATCACCGCCTTGGTAA
- the VEZF1 gene encoding vascular endothelial zinc finger 1 isoform X1, translating into MEANWTAFLFQAHEASHHQQQAAQNSLLPLLSSAVEPPDQKPLLPIPITQKPQGAPETLKDAIGIKKEKPKTSFVCTYCSKAFRDSYHLRRHESCHTGIKLVSRPKKTPTTVVPLISTIAGDSSRTSLVSTIAGILSTVTTSSSGTNPSSSASTTAMPVTQSVKKPSKPVKKNHACEMCGKAFRDVYHLNRHKLSHSDEKPFECPICNQRFKRKDRMTYHVRSHEGGITKPYTCSVCGKGFSRPDHLSCHVKHVHSTERPFKCQFSSLMQTCTAAFATKDRLRTHMVRHEGKVSCNICGKLLSAAYITSHLKTHGQSQSINCNTCKQGISKTCMSEETSNQKQQQQQQQQQQQQQQQQQQHVTSWPGKQVETLRLWEEAVKARKKEAANLCQTSTAATTPVTLTTPFNITSSVSSGTMSNPVTVAAAMSMRSPVNVSSAVNITSPMNIGHPVTITSPLSMTSPLTLTTPVNLPTPVTAPVNIAHPVTITSPMNLPTPMTLAAPLNIAMRPVESMPFLPQALPTSPPW; encoded by the exons GCCCATGAAGCTTCCCATCACCAACAGCAGGCAGCACAGAACAGTTTGCTGCCCCTCCTGAGCTCTGCTGTGGAGCCCCCTGATCAGAAACCCTTGCTTCCAATACCAATAACTCAGAAACCTCAGGGTGCACCAGAAACATTAAAGGATGCCATtgggattaaaaaagaaaaacccaaaacttCATTTGTGTGCACTTACTGCAGTAAAGCTTTCAGGGACAGCTATCACCTGAGGCGCCACGAATCCTGCCACACAGGGATCAAGTTGGTGTCCCGGCCAAAGAAAACCCCCACCACGGTGGTTCCCCTTATTTCTACCATCGCTGGGGACAGCAGCCGAACTTCGTTGGTCTCGACCATTGCAGGCATCTTGTCAACAGTCACTACATCTTCCTCGGGCACCAACCCCAGTAGCAGTGCCAGCACCACAGCTATGCCGGTGACCCAATCTGTCAAGAAACCCAGTAAGCCTGTCAAGAAGAACCATGCTTGTGAGATGTGTGGGAAGGCCTTCCGAGATGTGTACCATCTCAATCGGCACAAGCTCTCCCATTCAGATGAGAAGCCCTTCGAGTGTCCTATTTGTAATCAGCGCTTCAAGAGGAAGGACCGGATGACTTACCATGTGAGGTCTCATGAAGGAGGCATCACCAAACCCTATACTTGCAGTGTTTGTGGGAAAGGCTTCTCAAG GCCTGACCACTTAAGCTGTCACGTAAAACATGTCCATTCAACAGAAAGACCCTTCAAATGCCAA ttttcctccCTCATGCAGACATGCACTGCTGCCTTTGCCACCAAAGACAGACTGCGGACACACATGGTGCGCCACGAAGGCAAGGTATCATGTAACATCTGTGGGAAGCTCCTGAGTGCAGCATACATCACCAGCCACTTAAAGACTCATGGGCAGAGCCAAAGTATCAACTGTAATACATGTAAACAAGGCATCAGTAAAA CATGCATGAGTGAAGAGACCAGTAaccaaaagcagcagcagcagcagcagcagcagcaacaacaacaacaacaacaacaacaacaacatgtgACAAGCTGGCCAGGAAAGCAGGTAGAAACACTGAGACTGTGGGAAGAAGCTGTTAAAGCAAGGAAGAAAG AAGCTGCTAACCTGTGCCAAACCTCGACGGCTGCTACGACACCTGTGACTCTCACTACTCCATTCAATATAACATCCTCTGTGTCGTCTGGAACTATGTCAAACCCAGTCACAGTGGCAGCTGCAATGAGCATGAGAAGTCCAGTAAATGTTTCAAGTGCAGTTAACATAACCAGCCCAATGAACATAGGGCATCCTGTAACTATAACCAGTCCATTATCCATGACCTCTCCTTTAACACTCACTACCCCAGTCAACCTCCCCACTCCCGTCACTGCCCCAGTGAATATAGCACACCCTGTCACCATCACATCTCCAATGAATCTGCCCACGCCTATGACATTAGCTGCCCCTCTCAATATAGCAATGAGACCTGTAGAGAGCATGCCTTTCTTGCCCCAAGCTTTGCCTACATCACCGCCTTGGTAA
- the VEZF1 gene encoding vascular endothelial zinc finger 1 isoform X2 has product MEANWTAFLFQAHEASHHQQQAAQNSLLPLLSSAVEPPDQKPLLPIPITQKPQGAPETLKDAIGIKKEKPKTSFVCTYCSKAFRDSYHLRRHESCHTGIKLVSRPKKTPTTVVPLISTIAGDSSRTSLVSTIAGILSTVTTSSSGTNPSSSASTTAMPVTQSVKKPSKPVKKNHACEMCGKAFRDVYHLNRHKLSHSDEKPFECPICNQRFKRKDRMTYHVRSHEGGITKPYTCSVCGKGFSRPDHLSCHVKHVHSTERPFKCQTCTAAFATKDRLRTHMVRHEGKVSCNICGKLLSAAYITSHLKTHGQSQSINCNTCKQGISKTCMSEETSNQKQQQQQQQQQQQQQQQQQQHVTSWPGKQVETLRLWEEAVKARKKEAANLCQTSTAATTPVTLTTPFNITSSVSSGTMSNPVTVAAAMSMRSPVNVSSAVNITSPMNIGHPVTITSPLSMTSPLTLTTPVNLPTPVTAPVNIAHPVTITSPMNLPTPMTLAAPLNIAMRPVESMPFLPQALPTSPPW; this is encoded by the exons GCCCATGAAGCTTCCCATCACCAACAGCAGGCAGCACAGAACAGTTTGCTGCCCCTCCTGAGCTCTGCTGTGGAGCCCCCTGATCAGAAACCCTTGCTTCCAATACCAATAACTCAGAAACCTCAGGGTGCACCAGAAACATTAAAGGATGCCATtgggattaaaaaagaaaaacccaaaacttCATTTGTGTGCACTTACTGCAGTAAAGCTTTCAGGGACAGCTATCACCTGAGGCGCCACGAATCCTGCCACACAGGGATCAAGTTGGTGTCCCGGCCAAAGAAAACCCCCACCACGGTGGTTCCCCTTATTTCTACCATCGCTGGGGACAGCAGCCGAACTTCGTTGGTCTCGACCATTGCAGGCATCTTGTCAACAGTCACTACATCTTCCTCGGGCACCAACCCCAGTAGCAGTGCCAGCACCACAGCTATGCCGGTGACCCAATCTGTCAAGAAACCCAGTAAGCCTGTCAAGAAGAACCATGCTTGTGAGATGTGTGGGAAGGCCTTCCGAGATGTGTACCATCTCAATCGGCACAAGCTCTCCCATTCAGATGAGAAGCCCTTCGAGTGTCCTATTTGTAATCAGCGCTTCAAGAGGAAGGACCGGATGACTTACCATGTGAGGTCTCATGAAGGAGGCATCACCAAACCCTATACTTGCAGTGTTTGTGGGAAAGGCTTCTCAAG GCCTGACCACTTAAGCTGTCACGTAAAACATGTCCATTCAACAGAAAGACCCTTCAAATGCCAA ACATGCACTGCTGCCTTTGCCACCAAAGACAGACTGCGGACACACATGGTGCGCCACGAAGGCAAGGTATCATGTAACATCTGTGGGAAGCTCCTGAGTGCAGCATACATCACCAGCCACTTAAAGACTCATGGGCAGAGCCAAAGTATCAACTGTAATACATGTAAACAAGGCATCAGTAAAA CATGCATGAGTGAAGAGACCAGTAaccaaaagcagcagcagcagcagcagcagcagcaacaacaacaacaacaacaacaacaacaacatgtgACAAGCTGGCCAGGAAAGCAGGTAGAAACACTGAGACTGTGGGAAGAAGCTGTTAAAGCAAGGAAGAAAG AAGCTGCTAACCTGTGCCAAACCTCGACGGCTGCTACGACACCTGTGACTCTCACTACTCCATTCAATATAACATCCTCTGTGTCGTCTGGAACTATGTCAAACCCAGTCACAGTGGCAGCTGCAATGAGCATGAGAAGTCCAGTAAATGTTTCAAGTGCAGTTAACATAACCAGCCCAATGAACATAGGGCATCCTGTAACTATAACCAGTCCATTATCCATGACCTCTCCTTTAACACTCACTACCCCAGTCAACCTCCCCACTCCCGTCACTGCCCCAGTGAATATAGCACACCCTGTCACCATCACATCTCCAATGAATCTGCCCACGCCTATGACATTAGCTGCCCCTCTCAATATAGCAATGAGACCTGTAGAGAGCATGCCTTTCTTGCCCCAAGCTTTGCCTACATCACCGCCTTGGTAA